One genomic region from Nocardia vinacea encodes:
- a CDS encoding NAD(P)/FAD-dependent oxidoreductase, with amino-acid sequence MSRKVTDKAVGNRPARHVKTIIIGSGFAGLGLAIRLSKQGRNDYLVLERGSDVGGTWRDNTYPGAACDVPSHLYSYSFALNPNWSRSFSKQGEIQQYIQGVAREYNVLDKHLFNCDVTAARWNNATNLWHIESTRGSFTADTVVSAVGALCEPALPDIKGVNGFEGEIFHSARWNHDADLTGKRVAIIGTGASAIQIVPSIAAQVAHLDVYQRTAPWLLPRMDRPYTLPERLAFRHIPGFQRLSRAAIYAARETQVVGLAKVPALMQAFELIAKAKLQLEIRDPELRKKVTPNFRIGCKRMLISNDYYPALTRPNVDVVTDGIAEVRANSIVTKDGTEREIDALIVATGFHVTDSPTYNAISGKDGRTLAEVFDEIGQQGYKGSAVANFPNMFFLLGPNVGLGHTSMVYMIESQINYIADALATVDRLGLRTVEVKRATQDAYNQDLQGKLVKSVWNTGGCASWYLDKHGNNTTLWPDFTFEFRRLTKNFDVSAYETTTVDTARNDLKVVAQ; translated from the coding sequence ATGAGTCGCAAGGTTACAGACAAAGCTGTCGGCAACCGGCCAGCCCGCCACGTCAAGACCATCATCATCGGCAGCGGTTTCGCTGGTCTGGGCCTGGCGATCCGGTTGAGCAAGCAGGGCCGCAACGATTACCTCGTGTTGGAACGCGGCAGCGATGTCGGCGGCACCTGGCGCGACAACACCTACCCGGGCGCGGCCTGTGATGTGCCGTCGCACCTGTACTCGTACTCGTTCGCGCTGAACCCGAATTGGTCGCGCTCGTTCTCCAAGCAGGGCGAGATCCAGCAGTACATCCAGGGCGTCGCGCGCGAGTACAACGTGCTCGACAAGCACCTGTTCAACTGCGACGTGACCGCGGCCCGCTGGAACAACGCCACCAACCTGTGGCATATCGAATCGACCCGGGGCAGCTTCACCGCCGACACCGTGGTGTCCGCCGTCGGCGCGCTGTGCGAACCCGCGCTCCCGGATATCAAGGGCGTCAACGGTTTCGAGGGCGAGATCTTCCACTCCGCCCGCTGGAACCACGACGCCGATCTGACGGGCAAGCGCGTCGCCATCATCGGCACCGGAGCCTCGGCCATCCAGATCGTGCCGTCCATCGCCGCACAGGTCGCGCACCTGGACGTCTACCAGCGCACCGCGCCGTGGCTGCTTCCCCGCATGGACCGCCCGTACACCCTGCCGGAGCGTCTCGCCTTCCGGCACATCCCGGGCTTCCAGCGACTATCCCGCGCCGCCATCTACGCCGCGCGCGAAACCCAGGTCGTCGGCCTCGCCAAGGTTCCGGCACTGATGCAGGCCTTCGAGCTGATCGCCAAGGCCAAGCTGCAGCTGGAGATCCGGGATCCCGAGCTGCGCAAGAAGGTCACCCCGAACTTCCGGATCGGCTGCAAGCGCATGCTGATCTCCAACGACTACTACCCGGCGCTGACCCGCCCGAATGTGGACGTGGTCACCGACGGCATCGCCGAGGTGCGCGCGAATTCCATCGTCACCAAGGACGGCACCGAGCGCGAAATCGACGCACTCATCGTCGCGACCGGCTTCCACGTCACGGATTCGCCGACCTACAACGCCATCTCGGGCAAGGACGGTCGCACGCTGGCGGAGGTGTTCGACGAGATCGGCCAGCAGGGCTACAAGGGGTCGGCCGTCGCCAACTTCCCTAATATGTTCTTCCTGCTCGGCCCGAACGTCGGCCTCGGCCACACCTCGATGGTGTACATGATCGAATCCCAGATCAACTACATCGCCGACGCTCTCGCCACCGTCGATCGCCTCGGCCTGCGCACGGTCGAGGTGAAGCGCGCGACGCAGGACGCCTACAACCAGGATCTGCAGGGCAAACTGGTGAAGAGCGTGTGGAATACCGGCGGCTGTGCCAGCTGGTACCTGGACAAGCACGGCAACAACACCACACTGTGGCCGGACTTCACCTTCGAATTCCGCAGGCTGACCAAGAATTTCGACGTGTCCGCGTATGAAACGACGACCGTCGACACCGCACGAAACGATCTGAAAGTGGTGGCACAGTGA
- a CDS encoding alkaline phosphatase D family protein codes for MGLSRRELLRFGTAGSVAVLVGASAASSGRFRAPRWLGDPFTLGVASGEPLPDGVVLWTRLAPDPLAPDGLGGMAQHPVTVEYEVAHDEQFQQVVARGAAVATRELAHSVHPEVRGLEPNRWYFYRFRAGSAISPIGRTRTAPPLGQPTARMRFAFASCQSWASGYYTAYEHMSAEDLDLVVHLGDYIYERGWNRGREGMSVEPYLAAEAVDLPGYRLRYAQAKAEQPLRAAHAAFPWLVTFDDHEIDNNWSADNPGLGLDIYRIPALFRRRKAAAFQAMYEHQPLRIEALPSGPTMRIHRRYTFGDLADITMLDTRQYRTGGTCGKGNIGDDCPDRLSPDRSILGAPQRNWLLDGLTHSTVRWQILGNQVAMAKSDYDPGPGTNFGTDAWDAYVADRNTVLATAAARDIHNLVVITGDRHHNYAADLRPDYTTPESPVVAAEFTGTSITTGGDGTDVNPTGRNLLVANPDMKFFNSQRGYVRVEFDHSVWRTDFRVVPYVRRPGAPIRTRASFVVQDRIPGVVETSRPSEHTDQAADPRTAGPAPR; via the coding sequence ATGGGTCTGTCGCGGCGGGAGTTGTTGCGGTTCGGCACCGCTGGATCGGTTGCGGTGTTGGTGGGGGCGTCCGCGGCGAGCAGTGGGCGGTTTCGGGCGCCGCGGTGGTTGGGGGATCCGTTCACGTTGGGGGTGGCTTCGGGGGAGCCGCTGCCGGATGGGGTGGTGTTGTGGACGCGGCTCGCGCCGGATCCGCTGGCGCCGGACGGGCTCGGGGGGATGGCACAGCATCCGGTCACCGTGGAGTACGAGGTCGCGCACGACGAACAGTTTCAGCAGGTGGTTGCCCGGGGGGCAGCGGTCGCGACGCGCGAACTCGCGCATTCCGTGCATCCCGAAGTGCGCGGATTGGAGCCGAATCGCTGGTACTTCTATCGATTTCGCGCGGGCTCGGCAATTTCGCCGATCGGTCGCACCCGAACGGCTCCGCCGCTCGGGCAGCCCACTGCGCGCATGCGATTCGCGTTCGCATCCTGTCAATCGTGGGCCTCCGGCTACTACACCGCCTATGAGCATATGAGCGCCGAAGACCTCGATCTGGTTGTGCACCTTGGTGACTACATCTACGAAAGGGGCTGGAACCGCGGCCGCGAGGGGATGTCGGTGGAGCCGTACCTGGCCGCTGAAGCGGTCGATCTACCCGGCTACCGGCTGCGCTACGCCCAGGCCAAGGCCGAACAACCGTTGCGCGCCGCGCACGCCGCCTTTCCCTGGCTCGTCACCTTCGACGACCACGAGATCGACAACAACTGGTCCGCCGATAACCCCGGCCTCGGTCTCGACATCTACCGCATCCCCGCCCTGTTCCGCCGCCGCAAAGCCGCCGCCTTCCAAGCGATGTACGAACATCAGCCACTGCGCATCGAGGCCCTGCCGTCCGGCCCGACCATGCGCATCCACCGCCGCTACACCTTCGGCGACCTCGCCGACATCACCATGCTCGACACCCGCCAATACCGCACCGGAGGGACCTGCGGTAAGGGCAATATCGGCGACGATTGTCCCGACCGACTCTCGCCCGACCGCTCGATATTAGGTGCACCACAACGAAATTGGCTGCTCGACGGCCTCACCCACTCCACCGTCCGCTGGCAGATCCTCGGCAACCAGGTGGCCATGGCGAAATCCGACTATGACCCCGGCCCCGGTACCAATTTCGGCACCGACGCCTGGGACGCCTACGTAGCCGACCGCAACACCGTTCTCGCCACCGCCGCCGCTCGTGATATCCACAACCTCGTCGTCATCACCGGCGACCGCCACCACAACTACGCCGCCGACCTCCGGCCCGACTACACCACCCCCGAATCCCCCGTCGTAGCAGCCGAATTCACCGGCACATCGATAACAACCGGCGGCGACGGCACCGATGTCAACCCCACCGGCCGCAACCTCCTTGTCGCCAACCCGGATATGAAATTCTTCAACTCCCAACGCGGATACGTCCGAGTGGAATTCGACCATTCGGTGTGGCGCACCGACTTCCGCGTCGTCCCCTATGTTCGCCGCCCCGGCGCCCCGATCCGCACCCGCGCGAGTTTCGTTGTGCAAGACCGGATCCCGGGTGTGGTTGAGACATCGCGCCCCAGCGAGCACACCGATCAGGCCGCTGATCCTCGAACGGCAGGTCCGGCACCGCGGTAA
- a CDS encoding TetR/AcrR family transcriptional regulator encodes MSSRGTGETVKRTRLSPEERRLQLITLGAKMLGDRAIEDISITEIAGEAGISRGLLFHYFPTKQDFQLAIVRHANAELLERVAPDRTLGVFEMLRDSIERYIEYVGENRNSYVSLLRGPASVSAEVLPLVDQTRNVIIDIILTEVPVDIPDADRPRLILAMRGWIAFVEETTLTWLRHEIITREQLVDLLVESLLAVALSLNPALAAALRG; translated from the coding sequence GTGAGTAGTCGAGGCACCGGAGAAACTGTCAAGCGCACCCGGCTCAGCCCGGAAGAGCGCCGTCTACAACTGATCACCCTGGGCGCCAAGATGCTCGGGGACCGCGCCATCGAAGACATCTCGATCACCGAAATCGCCGGGGAAGCCGGGATCTCCCGCGGCCTGCTCTTCCACTACTTCCCGACCAAACAGGACTTCCAACTGGCGATAGTCCGCCACGCCAATGCCGAGCTACTGGAGCGCGTCGCACCCGACCGCACCCTCGGCGTATTCGAGATGCTGCGCGATTCGATCGAGCGCTACATCGAGTACGTCGGCGAGAACCGCAATTCGTACGTATCGCTGCTGCGCGGCCCGGCCAGCGTGAGCGCCGAGGTGCTTCCGCTCGTCGACCAGACCCGCAACGTCATCATCGACATCATCCTGACCGAAGTGCCCGTCGACATTCCGGACGCCGACCGTCCTCGCCTCATCCTCGCCATGCGCGGCTGGATCGCCTTCGTCGAGGAAACTACTCTCACCTGGCTCCGCCACGAAATAATCACCCGCGAGCAGTTGGTCGACCTCTTGGTCGAATCCCTACTCGCCGTGGCACTTTCGCTGAATCCCGCACTGGCCGCCGCCCTGCGTGGGTGA
- a CDS encoding multifunctional oxoglutarate decarboxylase/oxoglutarate dehydrogenase thiamine pyrophosphate-binding subunit/dihydrolipoyllysine-residue succinyltransferase subunit, whose protein sequence is MRRTPAVSSSTSQFGQNQWLVDEMYQKYKQDPSSVDESWHEFLADYTPEIPGDSGNSAAPAAAPAQVATPAPAPAPVNAAPAAAAPAPAAPAPAAPAAPKPPAPAKPTTRAPQTTPAPTSNAAPTSGAPKPADTAADEAKVLRGPAAAVVKNMSASLAIPTATSVRAIPAKLMIDNRLVINNHLARTRGGKISFTHLLGYAIVQAVKSFPNLNRHFAEIDGKPNSVTPAHTNLGLAIDLAGKDGNRSLVVAAIKGCEAMTFGQFHTAYEDIVRRARDGKLGIDDFTGVTISLTNPGTIGTVHSVPRLMPGQGAIVGAGAMEYPAEFQGMSDERINELGVGKLMTLTSTYDHRIIQGAESGDFLRTIHNLLISDEFYDEIFHGLGVPYEPVRWRKDVKERGVDKSTRVLEMIAAYRNRGHLMADTDPLRLVKDKFRSHPDLDVTQHGLTLWDLDRTFDVAGFHGQERMKLRDVLSVLRDAYCRHVGVEYTHILETEQLQWIQERVEQKHVKPTVAQQKYILNRLNAAEAFETFLQTKYVGQKRFSLEGAETVIPMMDATIDQCAEHSLDEVVIGMPHRGRLNVLANIVGKPYSKIFTEFEGNMNPAATHGSGDVKYHLGARGTYLQMFGDNEIEVSLTANPSHLEAVDPVLEGLVRAKQDLLDKGDGPEGFSVMPLMLHGDAAFAGQGVVAETLNLSGLRGYRVGGTIHIVVNNQIGFTTAPENSRSTEYSTDIAKFIGAPIFHVNGDDPEACDWVARLAVDFRQKFRKDVVIDMICYRRRGHNEGDDPSMTQPYMYDVIDTKRSVRKAYTESLIGRGDISLKEAEDALRDYQGQLERVFNEVRELEKYVPEPSESVEDDQQVPATVVTAVDKTVLQRIGDAFLGVPEGFNVHPRVKPVLEKRREMAYEGKVDWAFAELLAFGTLIDEGRAVRLTGQDSRRGTFTQRHSVIIDRKTAEEYTPLHNIGSSNPGWFAVHDSALSEYAAVGFEYGYSLGNPDALVLWEAQFGDFVNGAQSIIDEFISSGEAKWGQLSEVVLLLPHGHEGQGPDHTSGRIERFLLLCAEGSMTVAVPSTPANYFHLLRRHALDGIRRPLIVFTPKSMLRNKAVVSDLKDFTESKFRSVFDEPTYEQGVGDRNKVKRVLLTSGKLYYELVAEKAKQKREDVAIVRIEQLYPLPKFRLNEALAGYPNATDIAWVQEEPANQGAWPFFGLNLPELLPERFTKLRRISRRAMSAPSSGSSKVHAVEQAEIVGEAFEPTA, encoded by the coding sequence ATGAGGCGAACACCTGCTGTGAGCAGCTCAACTTCCCAGTTCGGACAGAACCAGTGGCTAGTCGATGAGATGTATCAAAAGTACAAACAGGATCCATCTTCCGTCGATGAAAGTTGGCACGAGTTCCTCGCCGATTACACGCCCGAGATCCCGGGTGATTCAGGTAACAGCGCCGCGCCAGCGGCCGCGCCCGCGCAGGTGGCCACCCCGGCACCGGCCCCCGCGCCGGTGAACGCGGCCCCCGCCGCTGCGGCCCCCGCTCCGGCAGCGCCCGCACCCGCCGCACCCGCCGCACCCAAGCCTCCCGCGCCCGCGAAGCCCACCACCCGTGCGCCGCAGACGACGCCCGCGCCGACCTCGAATGCCGCGCCCACCTCAGGCGCGCCGAAGCCCGCCGACACCGCTGCCGACGAGGCAAAGGTTTTGCGCGGCCCGGCCGCCGCCGTGGTCAAGAACATGTCCGCGTCGCTGGCCATCCCGACCGCGACCAGCGTGCGCGCCATTCCGGCGAAGCTGATGATCGACAACCGCCTGGTCATCAACAACCACCTGGCCCGCACCCGCGGCGGCAAGATCTCCTTCACCCACCTGCTCGGCTACGCGATCGTGCAGGCGGTCAAGTCGTTCCCGAACCTGAACCGGCACTTCGCCGAAATCGACGGCAAGCCGAACTCGGTCACTCCGGCACACACCAACCTCGGTCTCGCCATCGACCTGGCGGGCAAGGACGGCAACCGCTCGCTGGTCGTCGCGGCCATCAAGGGCTGCGAGGCCATGACCTTCGGGCAGTTCCACACCGCCTATGAGGACATCGTGCGCCGCGCCCGCGACGGCAAGCTCGGCATCGACGACTTCACCGGCGTCACCATCTCGCTGACCAACCCGGGCACCATCGGCACCGTGCACTCGGTGCCGCGGTTGATGCCGGGCCAGGGCGCGATCGTCGGCGCCGGCGCGATGGAGTACCCCGCCGAATTCCAGGGCATGAGCGACGAGCGCATCAACGAGCTCGGCGTCGGCAAGTTGATGACCCTGACCTCGACCTACGACCACCGCATCATTCAGGGCGCGGAGTCCGGCGACTTCCTGCGGACCATCCACAACCTGCTGATCAGCGACGAGTTCTACGACGAGATCTTCCACGGCCTCGGCGTGCCCTACGAGCCGGTGCGCTGGCGCAAGGATGTCAAGGAACGCGGCGTCGACAAGAGCACCCGCGTGCTCGAGATGATCGCGGCCTATCGCAACCGCGGCCACCTGATGGCCGACACCGATCCGCTGCGGTTGGTCAAGGACAAGTTCCGCAGCCATCCGGACCTCGATGTCACCCAGCACGGCCTCACCCTCTGGGACCTGGACCGCACCTTCGATGTCGCGGGCTTCCATGGCCAGGAGCGGATGAAGCTGCGCGATGTGCTCTCGGTGCTGCGCGATGCCTACTGCCGCCACGTCGGTGTGGAGTACACCCACATCCTGGAAACCGAGCAGTTGCAGTGGATTCAGGAGCGGGTCGAGCAGAAGCACGTCAAGCCGACTGTCGCACAGCAGAAGTACATCCTGAACCGGTTGAACGCGGCCGAGGCCTTCGAAACCTTCCTGCAGACCAAATACGTCGGGCAGAAGCGCTTCTCGCTCGAGGGCGCCGAAACCGTCATCCCGATGATGGACGCCACCATCGACCAGTGCGCCGAGCATTCGCTCGACGAGGTCGTCATCGGTATGCCGCACCGCGGTCGCCTCAATGTGCTCGCCAATATCGTCGGCAAGCCGTACTCGAAGATCTTCACCGAGTTCGAAGGCAATATGAACCCGGCCGCCACCCACGGCTCCGGCGACGTGAAGTACCACCTCGGCGCGCGCGGCACCTACCTGCAGATGTTCGGCGACAACGAGATCGAGGTCTCGCTGACCGCCAACCCCTCGCACCTCGAGGCGGTCGACCCGGTGCTCGAGGGTCTGGTACGCGCGAAGCAAGACCTTTTGGACAAGGGCGACGGGCCGGAGGGCTTCTCCGTCATGCCGCTGATGCTGCACGGTGACGCCGCATTCGCGGGTCAGGGTGTGGTGGCGGAGACGCTGAACCTGTCGGGGCTGCGCGGTTACCGCGTCGGCGGCACCATCCACATCGTGGTGAACAACCAGATCGGTTTCACCACCGCACCGGAGAACAGCCGCTCCACCGAATACTCCACCGATATCGCGAAGTTCATCGGTGCGCCGATCTTCCACGTGAACGGTGACGACCCGGAGGCCTGCGACTGGGTGGCGCGTCTGGCGGTCGACTTCCGCCAGAAGTTCCGCAAGGACGTCGTGATCGACATGATCTGCTACCGGCGTCGGGGCCACAACGAGGGCGACGACCCGTCGATGACCCAGCCGTACATGTACGACGTCATCGACACCAAGCGCTCGGTGCGCAAGGCGTACACCGAGAGCCTGATCGGCCGTGGCGACATCTCGCTCAAAGAGGCCGAGGACGCGCTGCGTGACTACCAGGGTCAGCTGGAGCGGGTCTTCAACGAGGTTCGCGAGCTGGAGAAGTACGTCCCGGAGCCGAGCGAATCGGTCGAGGACGACCAGCAGGTGCCGGCTACGGTCGTGACTGCCGTGGACAAGACCGTGCTGCAGCGCATCGGCGACGCCTTCCTCGGTGTCCCCGAGGGCTTCAATGTGCACCCGCGCGTCAAGCCGGTGCTGGAGAAGCGGCGCGAAATGGCGTACGAGGGCAAGGTCGACTGGGCCTTCGCCGAGTTGCTCGCCTTCGGCACGCTGATCGATGAGGGTCGCGCGGTGCGCCTGACCGGTCAGGATTCGCGTCGCGGCACCTTCACCCAGCGCCACTCGGTGATCATCGACCGCAAGACGGCCGAGGAATACACCCCGCTGCACAACATCGGCAGCTCCAACCCGGGTTGGTTCGCGGTGCACGACTCGGCGCTGAGCGAATACGCCGCCGTCGGCTTCGAATACGGCTACTCGCTGGGCAACCCGGACGCACTTGTGTTGTGGGAAGCGCAGTTCGGTGACTTCGTCAACGGCGCGCAGTCCATCATCGACGAGTTCATCTCCTCCGGTGAGGCCAAGTGGGGTCAGCTGTCGGAGGTCGTGCTGCTGCTGCCGCACGGTCACGAGGGTCAGGGCCCGGACCACACCTCCGGTCGCATCGAGCGCTTCCTGCTGCTGTGCGCCGAGGGCTCGATGACGGTCGCCGTGCCGTCCACCCCGGCGAACTACTTCCACCTGCTGCGCCGCCACGCACTCGACGGCATCCGCCGCCCGCTGATCGTCTTCACCCCGAAGTCGATGCTGCGCAATAAGGCCGTGGTCTCGGACCTGAAGGACTTCACCGAATCGAAGTTCCGCTCGGTCTTCGACGAGCCCACCTACGAACAGGGCGTCGGCGACCGCAACAAGGTCAAGCGCGTCCTGCTCACCAGCGGCAAGCTCTACTACGAGCTGGTCGCCGAAAAGGCCAAGCAGAAGCGCGAAGACGTCGCCATCGTGCGCATCGAGCAGCTCTACCCGCTGCCCAAGTTCCGCCTCAACGAGGCACTGGCTGGTTATCCGAACGCGACGGATATCGCCTGGGTCCAAGAGGAACCGGCCAACCAGGGCGCCTGGCCCTTCTTCGGCCTGAACCTCCCGGAACTCCTCCCGGAGCGGTTCACGAAGTTGCGCCGGATCTCCCGCCGCGCCATGTCGGCTCCTTCTTCGGGTTCGTCGAAGGTGCATGCCGTGGAGCAAGCCGAAATCGTGGGCGAGGCCTTCGAGCCGACCGCGTAG
- a CDS encoding SDR family NAD(P)-dependent oxidoreductase, with product MRGGGRATGGRSDAYFKGKVCVITGAGSGIGRALAENLARRGAKLALSDIDTDGLAETVRRCEAYGAEIKSDRLNVVEREAVLLYADAVKAHFGKVHQIYNNAGIAYHGEVIRSEFKDIERIMDVDFWGVVNGTKAFLPLLIESGEGHVVNVSSLFGLIAVPGQSAYNAAKFAVRGFTESLRQEMLVGKHPVKVTCVHPGGIKTAVARNATYAEGIDSQSAASLFDKKLAIHTPEMAAQTITEGVRKGHGRVLIGWEAKVLDLFVRVTASGYQRIAAAVNRPFLP from the coding sequence GTGAGGGGTGGCGGTCGGGCGACGGGTGGGCGCAGTGACGCTTACTTCAAGGGCAAGGTCTGTGTGATCACCGGGGCGGGTTCCGGCATCGGCCGCGCCCTCGCGGAGAACCTGGCCAGGCGCGGCGCCAAACTCGCGCTCTCCGATATCGATACCGACGGCCTGGCCGAGACGGTGCGCCGCTGCGAGGCGTACGGAGCCGAAATCAAATCCGACCGGCTGAATGTGGTCGAGCGCGAAGCGGTGCTGCTGTACGCCGACGCCGTAAAGGCGCACTTCGGCAAGGTGCACCAGATCTACAACAACGCGGGCATCGCCTACCACGGCGAGGTGATCCGCTCGGAGTTCAAGGACATCGAGCGCATCATGGACGTCGACTTCTGGGGCGTCGTCAATGGCACGAAGGCCTTCCTGCCGCTGCTGATCGAATCCGGCGAGGGCCACGTCGTCAATGTCTCCAGCCTGTTCGGCCTGATCGCGGTCCCGGGCCAGAGTGCATATAACGCAGCCAAATTCGCGGTGCGCGGGTTCACCGAATCGCTGCGCCAGGAGATGCTGGTCGGCAAGCATCCGGTCAAGGTGACCTGTGTGCACCCCGGCGGCATCAAGACCGCCGTCGCCCGCAACGCCACCTATGCCGAGGGCATCGACAGCCAGAGTGCCGCATCGCTGTTCGACAAGAAGCTGGCCATTCACACACCGGAAATGGCCGCGCAGACCATTACCGAGGGCGTCCGCAAGGGACACGGTCGCGTGCTGATCGGTTGGGAGGCCAAGGTGCTCGACCTGTTCGTCCGGGTCACCGCCTCCGGCTACCAGCGCATCGCCGCCGCGGTGAACCGTCCCTTCCTACCCTGA